In Cryptococcus gattii WM276 chromosome A, complete sequence, one genomic interval encodes:
- a CDS encoding uncharacterized protein (Similar to TIGR gene model, INSD accession AAW40973.1): MSQPTDGHTGDFPELPPAPPSHVVGQGYSAHHPVPTVQGYKATQQKHEEEAHAYAEMVEKRAREAEDRERQARERHSGVGGDGHPAPQSGSPDAQGPRTPVDAGADEETNAAKVQESKKTDEPNAASGANEKARMMDQMNANQLKPTERFAKAEKGQRRVRDPITGSEIIVKDVDPKDFDSKHPATKGTNVLYHAFPPPQPVSLETALAKLKLIQYGIAGSVFFIWLTVSFGSGLVAFVYRSTLCSVTAFILMTALSLVERSLEKDVEKVRQDMGRQRGEAFSPPVPESVEWLNGLIKLVWGLVDPAMFVSVADMVEDILQQSLPGFVDAVRITDIGQGSNPIRITSIRALPDQPGEEGYPHTGWINQGNDDIKTKDTSGKDIEEDEAGDYYNFEVAFSYAALPGQGAHQRAKNIHFLIEFFLGLYDWLHIPIPIWIQVEQIFGIVRLRVQFIPQPPFVRNLTFALCGVPAVEVSAIPMSRHLPNVLDLPFVSSFVKMGIAAGTAEMAVPKSMTLNLQEMLSGAAVGDTRAIGVFLITIHHCTGLSSQDNNGLSDPYVVLAYAKFGKPLYSTRIILGDLNPVFEETCVLLLTMDEVKSKEDLAAMLWDSDKLTADDLVGRVQIPVEELMTKPNQMIRREDGLMGFEDANDMPGKLVWSIGYFEKAPLRKELEKGPTVEEAASGAASQPKTAPEMEMHPGDIAPNPAAKDLPPPPPDVLKTRPDPKWPSGVLSIILHQVNNLERQNLKGATGNREGEAGQDTDEPSEQSDNLPSGYGEFIVNDDLVYKTRVKQYSTNPYFEAGTEVFVRDFENTVVRVVVRDSRLREADPILGIVSVRLSEVFREASSVNQTYALTEGVGFGKANISFAFRGMQMTLPPNMRGWETGTLEVSDVRFTSTNPSLFDAQATRLRVVTSEQVEVLPKKEADVQGHTISWEMDMLRLPVYARYQSSVVFEIGKTGGPLSVVGVGVKPDAIAVLWMQDLTDDIEQEVKLPVLVSDNIENLRQNAINDQTQKHHDFKVVGELVARIKLDSGLDEDHENLKQSQSRRHALEAYDHIEGEAEIARKQTHFADDGVIDKHEQKEIDKAHKRQLQSRERGPAQVKAYRSAKWMAKGIKERLPGNKPKTREPTVQTEV; this comes from the exons ATGTCGCAACCCACAGACGGCCATACCGGAGACTTCCCCGAGCTGCCCCCCGCACCCCCCTCCCACGTGGTAGGCCAGGGATACTCCGCACACCACCCAGTGCCCACAGTCCAGGGCTACAAGGCCACCCAGCAAAAGCATGAGGAGGAAGCCCACGCCTACGCAGAGATGGTCGAGAAGCGTGCGAGAGAGGCAGAGGACAGAGAGCGTCAGGCCAGAGAGCGCCACAGCGGCGTAGGAGGCGACGGGCATCCTGCACCACAGAGCGGAAGCCCAGATGCCCAAGGGCCAAGGACGCCCGTCGACGCTGGTGCCGACGAGGAGACGAATGCCGCCAAAGTGCAAGAGAGCAAGAAGACGGATGAACCGAATGCCGCTTCGGGAGCGAATGAAAAGGCAAGGATGATGGACCAGATGAATGCCAACCAGC TCAAACCTACCGAGCGTTTCGCAAAGGCCGAGAAAGGCCAGCGCCGAGTCCGCGACCCCATCACAGGCTCAGAGATTATTGTCAAAGACGTCGATCCCAAAG ACTTTGACAGCAAGCATCCCGCTACCAAGGGCACCAACGTCCTCTACCATGCCTTCCCACCTCCCCAGCCCGTTTCACTCGAAACAGCACTGGCGAAACTCAAGCTTATCCAATACGGTATTGCAGGctccgtcttcttcatctgGCTCACCGTCTCCTTTGGCTCAGGTCTCGTTGCATTCGTTTACAGATCTACTTTATGTTCAGTGACTGCGTTTATACTCATGACCGCGCTGAGTCTTGTGGAAAGGAGTTTGGAAAAGGATGTGGAAAAGGTAAGGCAGGATATGGGACGACAGCGGGGCGAGGCGTTTAGTCCGCCTGTCCCCGAGAGTGTAGAGTGGTTGAACGGGTTGATCAAGTTGGTCTGGGGACTCGTCGATCC CGCAATGTTCGTCTCGGTCGCCGATATGGTGGAAGACATTCTCCAGCAATCCCTCCCCGGCTTTGTAGACGCCGTCCGTATCACAGACATTGGTCAAGGCTCAAATCCAATCCGTATCACCTCCATCCGAGCATTGCCCGACCAACCGGGCGAGGAAGGATACCCGCACACGGGATGGATCAACCAAGGTAACGACGATATCAAAACCAAAGATACGAGCGGGAAAGATattgaagaagacgaagcGGGCGATTACTACAACTTTGAAGTCGCCTTTTCTTACGCTGCCCTGCCCGGCCAAGGCGCCCACCAGCGCGCAAAGAATATTCACTTTTTAATCGAATTCTTCCTTGGATTGTACGACTGGCTCCATATCCCTATCCCCATCTGGATCCAAGTCGAGCAAATCTTTGGTATCGTCCGTCTCCGTGTCCAATTCATCCCCCAACCACCATTTGTCCGCAACTTGACATTCGCCCTCTGCGGCGTCCCCGCCGTCGAAGTCAGCGCCATCCCCATGTCTCGACACTTGCCCAACGTGCTCGATCTGCCGTTCGTCTCGTCATTTGTGAAAATGGGTATCGCAGCCGGCACAGCCGAAATGGCAGTGCCTAAGAGTATGACCCTCAACCTCCAGGAAATGCTTTCCGGCGCAGCTGTAGGCGATACAAGGGCGATCGGCGTCTTCCTCATCACCATCCACCACTGTACAGGCCTTTCGTCTCAGGATAACAACGGTCTCTCTGATCCCTACGTCGTCCTCGCTTACGCCAAGTTTGGAAAACCGCTTTACTCAACAAGGATTATCCTCGGGGATCTTAACCCCGTATTCGAGGAGACGTGTGTTTTGCTCTTGACAATGGATGAAGTGAAGAGTAAAGAGGATTTAGCAGCCATGCTTTGGGATAGCGACAAGTTGACTGCAGA CGACTTGGTAGGCAGAGTCCAAATCCCCGTAGAGGAACTCATGACCAAACCCAACCAAATGATTCGTCGGGAAGACGGTCTGATGGGATTCGAAGATGCCAACGACATGCCCGGCAAACTCGTCTGGTCAATTGGGTACTTTGAAAAAGCACCCCTGCGCAAAGAACTCGAAAAGGGACCTACCGTCGAAGAAGCCGCGAGCGGCGCTGCGAGCCAGCCCAAGACGGCGCCAGAGATGGAGATGCACCCGGGGGACATTGCGCCGAACCCggctgccaaagacttGCCGCCCCCACCGCCCGACGTGCTCAAAACCCGGCCGGACCCGAAATGGCCAAGCGGTGTCCTCTCCATCATTCTCCATCAGGTGAATAACCTCGAGAGGCAGAATCTGAAGGGTGCGACTGGGAATCGGGAAGGTGAAGCAGGTCAGGATACGGACGAGCCGAGCGAGCAGAGTGATAACCTCCCAAGCGGTTATGGCGAGTTTATCGTCAATGATGATTTGGTGTACAAGACCCGCGTGAAACAGTACTCGACAAATCCGTACTTTGAAGCAGGCACAGAAGTCTTTGTAAGGGACTTTGAGAACACGGTGGTAAGAGTCGTAGTGAGGGATAGCAGGTTGCGTGAAGCCGATCCCATTTTGGGTATCGTTAGTGTCAGGTTGAGTGAAGTGTTCAGGGAGGCCAGTAGTGTGAACCAGACGTATGCTCTCACTGAAGGTGTCGGTTTTGGAAA GGCAAACATTTCATTCGCATTCCGAGGCATGCAAATGACTCTCCCACCCAACATGCGTGGCTGGGAAACGGGTACACTTGAAGTCTCCGACGTCCGCTTCACATCGACCAACCCTTCGCTCTTTGACGCCCAAGCGACCCGTCTCCGCGTCGTCACTTCTGAACAAGTCGAAGTCTTACCCAAAAAGGAGGCAGACGTCCAAGGCCACACCATCTCTTGGGAAATGGACATGCTCCGTCTCCCAGTTTACGCGAGGTACCAATCTTCCGTCGTGTTTGAGATTGGTAAGACGGGCGGACCGCTGAGTGTCGTCGGTGTTGGAGTGAAGCCGGATGCAATTGCCGTGCTGTGGATGCAAGATCTCACAGATGATATCGAGCAGGAAGTCAAACTGCCTGTGCTTGTCAGCGACAATATCGAGAATCTGAGGCAGAATGCTATCAACGATCAGACGCAAAAGCACCATGATTTCAAAGTCGTAGGTGAGCTCGTCGCGAGAATAAAGCTCGATTCTGGCTTGGACGAAGATCATGAG AACTTGAAGCAATCCCAATCCAGACGCCACGCCCTTGAAGCATATGACCATATCGAGGGCGAAGCGGAAATTGCGCGAAAGCAGACTCATTTTGCAGATGACGGCGTAATCGACAAGCATGAACAAAAAGAGATTGATAAAGCGCACAAGAGGCAGTTGCAGAGTCGCGAAAGGGGGCCGGCACAAGTGAAAGCCTATAGGAGTGCCAAGTGGATGGCCAAGGGAATCAAAGAGCGATTGCCCGGAAATAAGCCCAAGACGAGAGAGC CTACTGTTCAAACTGAGGTGTAA
- a CDS encoding Translation initiation factor IF-2, putative (Similar to TIGR gene model, INSD accession AAW40969.1) produces MSYNASGGWGASGGGFNQLQQPAQGEDDGGWGGPPEKVEWAPPGAWPSDPAPKSAPSPIADISKPAPATKPTSAPVQDESVRADTSKTRDPEDGGWGGPAEVVNPASVPIPPSTAATSTASAASVSVPPSDIDADAGEIQDDNAGGRGDEPVKPSADNGGDWASPIIGNDTSNGWDGPQRVQTGVNDDRKKQPEPEPQQDNSGGWGAEPATLKTGNNDDDAGGWGSEEPQQANGGWDAPAPAPSSNDNAGGWGAPQPPVRAPRSQTSNSGGWDSQSQSGDNGNAGGWDNTDTQSVHSQRSQPPAVRPARQPAPPSQSQSINYGYGGGRDASDVGVYIPDAVVSRGPWDKPFVRPQSDNGWAGFAARRRGGAVGGAVRGEYGGTRERQPQPQSQQQQQGGWNAEPAQTSGGWDAEPAQTSGGWGNEPAQQSSGGWEAEPAQTFSNDADDGGWGADPAPIKSTPPSAPAPAPAPAPAPAPAPAPAPAPAPAPAPAPAPAPAPAPAPAPAPAPAPAPAPAPAPAPAPAPAPAPAPAPAPAPAPAPAPAPAPAPAPAPAPAPAPAPAPAPAPAPAPAPAPAQAQAQEDDNAGGWGTDSVPVANTSSDNAGGWGSPEPAQRTPKAKAKVIDDAGGWGAEPAPVPIQTNQVQSNDDAGGWDSEPASNGTGDAGGWGDEPAPSGGNNWGSRSGGGAPQQPSESGFGGSLQGEYSGGGGGGRGRGFGGECHHCGKTGHIARMCPDSGYSGSINDCFRCQQPGHMARECPNTPGGGDVCFKCGQAGHFARECPGAYGGGGFFGGGNGGFRGVGGFAPPASGANAVTNVPGATGWGFRKAFLSQNPNAGERSQGSFDSSNSLSSGDGGGWDNNNSSGNDRSAPTSWKDDASSGQSWSEEASANQSKPKTEDDGGWGGVPAPAQNQDEDDGGWGGAPVPLSSSGKEDDGGWGSDTSDKHGEWAGGPETTPKAQPARLKPEPSAHSQPQTGGWDVEPVQTEAQTSTDDNAGGWGAEPANNGADDNAGGWGAPEPKQTSDPSNGGGWGASEPEPVSNGNGGGWGQQGGQGNFGGKDTSETSTSSQAGRRPGVRTPWAERSTMRANQAGKWGHDGFEQLERDWQTHGRGGFGGRGRGAPRGRGGFGGGFGARGNDGDNLQSRDNGWGARASSNVNDNGFSAPAASNDNAGGWSGASAPVPAASSNNDDGGWGSAPAPVSSSSNNDDGGWGGEPAPAPAAASKGDDGGWGSEPEKHSSAPAPAAPIQEPASADVEGGWGGKPEKIEVAPSPDPAPATVSKEESKPEDDDGGWGGEPEKVEAPVASTPAPVEEPKAEPEDGGWGGEPEKVEQPQEKPSTEAEQPESKDDKESKPASKTEVNHASDSKPTSIAGSVKAESVASKQGSEHHTPKSVASSIREPSAPPSQSASSPRPFAQPFTPRTVQNSLLFASPVQRHISPAPSIVSAGYLDGRVSPFTPGYISPLAAPGPYPIVAAPIGVPPVPDYSASVPVIPAVSSPIQPSGPRYFEPARSDSRVSIKTPSGAPVISLAGSNASLPTSPTVAPVAPVAPVAQSGYYEVPHVPVGQEGGYYQPMNPYDSMPSHVNVPVGVAGQGMSGFVEGPDGAYYPVSQQPAYGYRPFGYGM; encoded by the exons ATGTCATACAATGCTTCAGGCGGTTGGGGCGCATCTGGTGGTGGTTTTAATCAACTCCAGCAACCAGCGCAAGGCGAAGACGATGGTGGATGGGGTGGACCTCCCGAGAAGGTCGAATGGGCCCCTCCCGGCGCTTGGCCTTCAGATCCCGCTCCCAAATCTGCCCCATCCCCCATAGCTGACATCAGCAAACCTGCGCCTGCGACAAAACCTACATCTGCTCCGGTTCAAGATGAATCAGTCAGGGCTGACACAAGCAAAACCCGAGATCCTGAAGACGGTGGCTGGGGTGGCCCTGCCGAAGTTGTCAACCCAGCTTCCGTCCCTATCCCACCTTCCACCGCCGCCACTTCTACAGCCTCCGCGGCATCCGTCTCTGTTCCTCCTTCTGATATCGATGCGGATGCTGGCGAGATCCAAGACGACAATGCCGGCGGCAGGGGTGACGAACCGGTTAAGCCCTCTGCTGATAACGGGGGCGATTGGGCCTCTCCGATCATCGGAAATGATACTTCAAACGGATGGGATGGACCTCAGCGTGTCCAGACGGGCGTAAACGATGACAGAAAGAAGCAACCTGAGCCCGAGCCTCAGCAAGATAACAGCGGTGGATGGGGTGCCGAGCCTGCGACTTTAAAGACTGGCAACAACGATGATGATGCGGGTGGTTGGGGATCTGAGGAGCCTCAACAGGCTAATGGCGGCTGGGATGCTCCCGCTCCCGCCCCCTCGTCCAATGACAACGCCGGCGGATGGGGAGCGCCTCAGCCGCCTGTTCGTGCGCCTAGAAGTCAAACTTCCAATTCTGGTGGATGGGACTCTCAATCCCAATCTGGCGATAACGGCAACGCCGGTGGTTGGGACAACACTGATACCCAGTCTGTCCATTCTCAACGTTCGCAGCCGCCCGCTGTTCGCCCCGCGCGTCAGCCTGCCCCCCCATCTCAATCTCAGTCAATCAACTACGGATACGGTGGCGGCCGGGACGCCTCTGATGTGGGGGTGTATATCCCCGATGCAGTTGTGAGTCGAGGGCCGTGGGACAAACCGTTTGTCCGCCCGCAGAGCGATAATGGATGGGCCGGATTTGCCGcgaggagaagaggtggGGCAGTGGGAGGTGCGGTAAGGGGAGAGTATGGTGGTACTAGAGAAAGACAGCCACAGCCTCAAtctcagcagcagcagcaaggTGGCTGGAATGCCGAGCCCGCCCAGACTTCTGGTGGATGGGACGCTGAGCCCGCCCAGACTTCTGGCGGATGGGGTAACGAACCTGCCCAACAATCATCTGGTGGATGGGAAGCTGAACCAGCTCAAACCTTCTCTAACGATGCTGATGACGGAGGATGGGGTGCTGATCCCGCTCCTATCAAGTCTACACCTCCTtctgctcctgctcctgctcctgctcctgctcctgctcctgctcctgctcctgctcctgctccagctcctgctcctgctcctgctcctgctcctgctcctgctcctgctcctgctcctgctcctgctcctgctcctgctcctgctcctgctcctgctcctgctcctgctcctgctcctgctcctgctcctgctcctgctcctgctcctgctcctgctcctgctcctgctcctgctcctgctcctgctcctgctcctgctcctgctcctgctcctgctcctgctcctgctcctgctcctgctcctgctcctgctcctgctcctgctccaGCTCCAGCTCCAGCTCAAGCACAAGCTCAGGAAGATGATAATGCCGGTGGCTGGGGTACTGACTCTGTACCCGTCGCTAACACCTCCAGCGACAATGCCGGTGGCTGGGGTTCACCCGAGCCGGCACAGAGGACACCCAAGGCCAAAGCCAAGGTTATCGATGATGCCGGTGGATGGGGTGCCGAACCTGCTCCTGTACCTATCCAGACCAACCAAGTTCAGTCAAATGACGACGCAGGGGGATGGGATTCGGAGCCCGCTAGCAATGGGACTGGTGATGCCGGTGGATGGGGAGACGAGCCCGCTCCGTCGGGTGGGAACAACTGGGGTAGCCGAAGTGGCGGGGGAGCTCCCCAACAGCCTAGTGAGAGTGGATTTGGAGGTAGTTTGCAGGGTGAATACAgtggcggtggtggtggtgggaGGGGCCGAGGCTTTGGGGGAGAGTGTCATCACTGCGGAAAGACCGGCCATATT GCTCGCATGTGCCCTGACAGTGGGTACTCTGGTTCTATCAATGATTGTTTCCGATGTCAACAACCTGGTCACATG GCTCGCGAATGCCCCAACACGCCTGGCGGTGGGGATGTCTGTTTCAAATGCGGTCAAGCTGGTCACTTC GCTCGTGAGTGTCCTGGTGCATATGGTGGCGGTGGCTTCTTTGGCGGTGGTAATGGCGGTTTCCGTGGCGTCGGCGGCTTTGCCCCTCCCGCTTCTGGAGCCAACGCTGTCACGAACGTTCCTGGTGCCACAGGCTGGGGCTTCCGAAAAGCCTTCCTCTCCCAAAACCCAAATGCCGGGGAACGTAGCCAGGGCTCTTTTGATTCCTCCAACTCCCTCTCTAGCGGTGATGGCGGCGGTTGGGATAACAACAACAGTTCCGGTAACGATCGCTCTGCTCCTACATCATGGAAGGATGACGCCAGTTCTGGACAGTCATGGTCCGAGGAAGCGAGTGCAAACCAATCCAAGCCCAAGACGGAAGATGACGGTGGCTGGGGAGGAGTGCCTGCGCCTGCTCAGAACcaggatgaggatgatggaggaTGGGGTGGCGCGCCTGTTCCTTTGTCTTCCAGCGGtaaagaggatgatggcGGATGGGGAAGCGACACGAGTGACAAGCATGGTGAATGGGCCGGTGGGCCGGAGACGACTCCCAAAGCCCAGCCTGCACGACTCAAACCTGAACCCTCTGCTCATTCTCAGCCTCAAACTGGTGGATGGGATGTAGAGCCTGTACAAACTGAAGCTCAAACTAGCACAGATGACAACGCCGGCGGATGGGGTGCCGAACCTGCTAATAATGGAGCGGACGACAACGCTGGAGGATGGGGTGCCCCCGAACCTAAGCAAACCTCCGACCCATCTAACGGTGGTGGATGGGGTGCATCAGAGCCCGAGCCTGTGAGCAACGGCAACGGTGGTGGATGGGGTCAGCAAGGCGGTCAAGGTAACTTTGGCGGCAAA GACACTTCGGAAACTTCCACTAGCAGCCAAGCCGGTCGCCGCCCTGGTGTCCGCACCCCTTGGGCGGAGAGGTCGACTATGAGGGCTAACCAAGCTGGGAAGTGGGGCCATGATGGCTTTGAGCAGCTTGAGAGAGATTGGCAGACGCACGGCCGAGGTGGCTTTGGTGGTCGCGGACGCGGTGCTC CTCGCGGACGTGGTGGATTTGGCGGTGGTTTTGGCGCTCGTGGTAACGACGGCGACAACTTACAATCTAGGGACAACGGATGGGGAGCTCGTGCTTCTTCCAATGTAAATGATAATGGTTTCTCTGCACCCGCCGCTTCCAACGATAATGCCGGTGGATGGAGTGGTGCCTCTGCGCCAGTCCCTGCTGCGTCGTCCAAcaatgatgatggtggATGGGGTAGTGCTCCTGCCCCTgtttcttcatcttccaatAATGACGATGGTGGATGGGGTGGTGAgcctgctcctgctcctgctgcCGCGTCAAAAGGGGATGATGGCGGATGGGGAAGTGAGCCCGAAAAGCACAGTTCTGCTCCTGCACCCGCTGCTCCCATCCAGGAGCCTGCATCTGCCGATGTTGAAGGTGGATGGGGCGGCAAACCAGAGAAGATCGAGGTTGCTCCCAGTCCTGACCCTGCTCCTGCCACTGTTTCAAAAGAGGAGTCCAAGCCCGAGGACGATGATGGCGGATGGGGTGGTGAACCGGAGAAGGTCGAGGCGCCTGTTGCGTCCACACCTGCGCCGGTTGAGGAACCCAAGGCGGAGCCTGAGGATGGCGGATGGGGTGGAGAGCCTGAAAAAGTTGAGCAACCTCAAGAAAAACCATCGACTGAAGCCGAGCAGCCAGAATCCAAAGATGACAAGGAGTCCAAACCCGCTAGCAAGACGGAAGTCAATCACGCTTCCGACTCCAAGCCTACCTCTATCGCCGGTTCGGTCAAGGCGGAATCTGTTGCTTCCAAGCAAGGCTCTGAGCACCATACTCCCAAGTCTGTCGCCTCTAGTATCCGGGAACCCTCTGCTCCGCCTTCGCAAAGCGCTTCTTCCCCTCGACCTTTTGCCCAGCCGTTCACCCCTCGAACTGTACAGAATTCGCTCCTTTTTGCTAGCCCTGTGCAACGACACATCTCCCCAGCACCTTCGATAGTGAGCGCTGGCTATCTTGACGGTCGAGTTTCGCCGTTCACCCCTGGTTACATTTCCCCTCTTGCCGCTCCTGGGCCTTACCCCATCGTTGCTGCCCCTATCGGCGTGCCTCCTGTACCTGACTACTCGGCTTCCGTCCCAGTTATCCCAGCTGTCAGCTCGCCCATCCAGCCTTCCGGCCCGCGATACTTTGAGCCTGCCAGGTCGGACTCTCGAGTGTCCATCAAGACACCTAGTGGTGCACCTGTCATTTCACTTGCTGGATCCAATGCATCACTCCCTACAAGCCCGACCGTCGCCCCTGTCGCCCCTGTCGCCCCCGTCGCCCAGTCTGGGTACTATGAAGTCCCCCATGTACCTGTTGGACAAGAAGGCGGCTACTACCAGCCGATGAACCCTTATGACTCTATGCCTTCTCACGTTAATGTCCCTGTTGGCGTAGCTGGGCAGGGTATGTCCGGTTTTGTAGAAGGCCCTGATGGGGCTTATTACCCCGTTAGTCAGCAACCTGCGTATGGGTACCGACCATTTGGATACGGTATGTGA
- a CDS encoding Transporter, putative (Similar to TIGR gene model, INSD accession AAW40971.1): MSSAGSPPPSPVVLYDIERSSAPNSSPDIPGILRSKRHSAFPAPRLHLPRPLAVALTCLSIAASALQANGVYCWGTYGPVVATIRQLDATQAQTIVVGGIVGVYLMAAPLGSLTDRYGPRIGSLMSACLGGAGYLSFSAILANSTPETPLLYIWLTAAYFLVGAATVGSYFACLTCASLSFPTHPTLSLSVPLSLMGLSSLALSSFSSLRIFISPSTGDLDPVKFLFFLGLLSPSVNLFGALFMRIIQPTAPPPLEQDMQTTAQDDEGTGPNLPIDQFLHLSEHSPLLIGGPEAARPALEETYGAIRDGDEVEDASKPDHLHHTDGATWPGAGQWGVRDLIADWQGFWIFGILVALVIGPGEMTIASIGSILTSLLPSPTSLLPSPTSLLPSPTSLFTTTFSYSTPQAASDTNPLKQRNTQVFLISLSSTLFRLLTGLLADYLSPPPTAVPNPAYHPDQDDPFAPTPPEAVDHTNDDRAPAGAGTGAGGGGERRAHAQPPHLWKQIKKVKMSRAAMTATCALLLGAVYVFGAAGLQGKQGQGGERLWVLSIGVGAMYGALFTLTPAIVSLHFGPTNFGLAWGMISYFTAFGSVVYSYLYALLSTPSDSQTECHGTHCFRVTFIVCAVSCFVGGLGIWLLGRRWKV, from the exons ATGTCGAGTGCGGGctccccccccccctcccccgTCGTGCTATACGACATCGAGCGCAGCTCTGCGCCCAATTCCTCCCCGGACATCCCCGGCATCCTCCGCTCCAAGCGCCACTCTGCGTTCCCCGCCCCccgcctccacctcccCCGCCCGCTCGCCGTCGCGCTCACGTGCCTCTCCATCGCCGCCAGCGCGCTCCAGGCCAACGGCGTCTACTGCTGGGGCACCTATGGACCCGTCGTCGCCACCATCAGGCAGCTCGACGCCACCCAAGCACAGACCATCGTCGTCGG AGGCATCGTAGGCGTATACCTCATGGCTGCACCACTGGGCTCGCTCACAGACAGATATGGCCCCAGGAT AGGCTCCCTCATGTCCGCCTGTCTGGGCGGAGCTGGCTACCTCTCGTTCTCCGCCATCCTCGCCAACTCCACCCCAGAGACCCCTCTGTTATACATATGGCTCACAGCCGCATATTTCTTGGTCGGCGCGGCCACCGTCGGCTCCTACTTTGCCTGTCTCACCTGCG CATCACTCTCCTTCCCTACCCACCCTACACTATCCCTCTCCGTCCCACTCTCACTCATGGGTCTCTCCTCTCTCgccctctcctccttttcttctctccgCATCTTCATTTCCCCTTCCACCGGCGACCTCGACCCAGTCAAGTTCTTATTCTTCCTAGGACTCTTATCGCCCAGCGTCAACCTCTTTGGCGCCCTCTTTATGCGTATCATACAGCCTACAGCTCCTCCACCATTAGAACAAGACATGCAAACTACAGCCCAAGACGATGAAGGCACCGGACCCAACTTGCCCATCGACCAATTCCTCCACTTATCGGAGCATAGTCCCCTCCTTATCGGTGGCCCTGAAGCCGCTCGTCCAGCCCTCGAGGAAACGTACGGCGCTATCCGTGACGGTGACGAAGTGGAAGATGCTTCCAAACCTGACCATCTACACCATACAGATGGCGCCACCTGGCCAGGCGCAGGACAGTGGGGTGTTCGAGACTTGATAGCCGATTGGCAAGGATTCTGGATCTTTGGTATCCTCGTCGCACTCGTCATTGGTCCTGGGGAAATGACCATTGCTTCCATCGGTTCCATCCTCacttccctcctccccaGTCCTACATCCCTCCTCCCTAGTCCTACATCCCTCCTCCCTAGTCCTACATCTCTCTTCACCACCACCTTTTCCTACTCTACTCCCCAAGCCGCCAGCGATACCAACCCGCTGAAACAGCGGAACACACAAgtcttcctcatctccctctcctccacGCTCTTCCGCCTGCTTACAGGCTTACTTGCCGACTACCTCTCTCCACCGCCTACAGCGGTTCCCAACCCGGCTTATCATCCAGATCAAGACGATCCTTTTGCACCTACACCCCCTGAAGCTGTTGATCATACGAACGATGACCGTGCGCCGGCTGGGGCTGGAACTGGGGCTGGGGGTGGGggtgaaagaagagcaCATGCTCAACCGCCGCATCTATGGAAACAAATCAAAAAAGTAAAAATGAGCAGAGCGGCCATGACGGCTACCTGTGCCCTCCTTCTCGGTGCAGTGTACGTCTTTGGCGCAGCTGGGTTGCAAGGAAAACAAGGACAAGGTGGGGAACGGTTATGGGTGCTTAGTATAGGTGTAGGGGCGATGTATGGCGCATTGTTCACGCTTACC CCCGCGATTGTATCACTTCATTTCGGCCCGACCAATTTTGGTTTAGCATGGGGTATGATTTCGTATTTTACTGCATTCGGATCGGTCGTCTATTCC TATCTCTACGCCCTCCTTTCCACCCCTTCAGATTCTCAGACAGAATGCCATGGTACCCATTGTTTTAGAGTAACATTTATCGTCTGCGCTGTATCGTGCTTTGTAGGTGGCCTGGGGATTTGGTTGTTGGGCAGACGATGGAAAGTATAG